A window from Pseudomonas sp. Tri1 encodes these proteins:
- the uvrD gene encoding DNA helicase II, which produces MRDDLSLLLNSLNDAQRQAVAASVGRQLVLAGAGSGKTRVLVHRIAWLIQVENASPHSILSVTFTNKAAAEMRHRIEQLMGINPAGMWVGTFHGLAHRLLRAHWQEAGLSQTFQILDSDDQQRLVKRVIRELGLDEQRWPARQAQWFINGQKDEGLRPQHIQASGDLFLATMRSIYEAYEAACQRAGVIDFSELLLRALDLWRDHPGLLAHYQKRFRHVLVDEFQDTNAVQYAWLRLLAKGGDSLMVVGDDDQSIYGWRGAKIENIHQYSADFPDAEVIRLEQNYRSTAGILKAANALIANNTGRLGKELWTDGGEGEAINLYAAFNEHDEARYVVETIESALKTGLARSDIAILYRSNAQSRVLEEALLRERIPYRIYGGQRFFERAEIKNAMAYLRLLEGRGNDAALERVINVPTRGIGEKTVEAIRDHARHSHVSMWEGMRQLVANKGVTGRAAGALKAFMDLIEDLAAKCGEMPLHLMTQTVIEQSGLIAYHEAEKGEKGQARVENLEELVSAARNFENTEEDADLSPLSAFLGHASLEAGDTQADEHEDSIQLMTLHSAKGLEFPYVFLVGMEEGLFPHKMSLEEPGRLEEERRLAYVGITRAMQNLVLTYAETRRLYGSETYNKVSRFVREVPKGLIQEVRLSNSVSRPFGGGQQQSTSSLFGGSDIPETGFSLGQTVRHSVFGDGVILNFEGAGAQARVQVNFSEGSKWLMLGYAKLEAI; this is translated from the coding sequence ATGCGCGATGATCTCTCCCTTCTGCTGAACTCTCTCAACGATGCCCAACGCCAGGCCGTAGCCGCCTCCGTGGGTCGTCAGTTGGTCCTGGCCGGTGCCGGCTCCGGTAAGACCCGAGTGCTGGTGCACCGTATCGCCTGGTTGATCCAGGTCGAAAACGCCTCGCCCCATTCGATCCTGTCGGTGACCTTCACCAACAAGGCCGCTGCGGAGATGCGTCATCGCATCGAGCAGTTGATGGGCATCAACCCGGCTGGGATGTGGGTCGGTACCTTCCACGGCCTGGCGCACCGCCTGCTGCGGGCGCACTGGCAGGAAGCCGGCTTGAGCCAGACCTTCCAGATTCTGGACAGCGACGACCAGCAACGGTTGGTCAAGCGGGTGATCCGCGAGCTGGGCCTGGACGAACAGCGCTGGCCGGCCCGCCAGGCCCAGTGGTTCATCAATGGCCAGAAAGACGAAGGACTGCGTCCACAACATATCCAAGCCAGTGGCGATCTGTTCCTGGCGACCATGCGTAGCATCTACGAAGCCTACGAGGCGGCGTGCCAGCGCGCAGGCGTCATCGACTTTTCCGAGCTACTGCTGCGTGCGCTGGATCTGTGGCGCGATCACCCGGGCCTGCTGGCTCATTATCAGAAGCGCTTCCGGCATGTATTGGTGGACGAATTCCAGGACACCAACGCCGTGCAATACGCCTGGTTGCGCCTGCTGGCCAAGGGCGGCGACAGCCTGATGGTGGTGGGCGACGACGACCAGTCGATCTACGGCTGGCGCGGCGCCAAGATCGAGAATATTCACCAGTATTCGGCGGACTTCCCCGACGCAGAAGTCATCCGGCTGGAACAGAACTACCGCTCCACCGCCGGCATCCTCAAGGCCGCCAACGCCTTGATCGCTAACAACACCGGGCGCCTGGGCAAGGAATTGTGGACCGATGGCGGCGAAGGCGAAGCGATCAACCTCTATGCCGCCTTCAACGAGCACGATGAAGCCCGCTACGTGGTGGAAACCATCGAAAGCGCGCTGAAAACCGGCCTGGCCCGCAGCGACATTGCCATTCTGTATCGCTCCAACGCCCAGTCGCGGGTGCTGGAAGAAGCCTTGTTGCGCGAACGGATCCCGTACCGCATCTATGGCGGCCAGCGCTTCTTCGAACGTGCCGAAATCAAGAACGCCATGGCTTATCTGCGCCTGCTCGAAGGGCGCGGCAACGACGCGGCCCTGGAGCGAGTGATCAACGTACCCACTCGGGGCATTGGTGAGAAAACCGTCGAAGCCATTCGCGATCACGCCCGCCACAGCCACGTGTCCATGTGGGAAGGCATGCGTCAGCTAGTCGCCAACAAAGGCGTGACCGGTCGCGCCGCCGGTGCACTCAAGGCGTTCATGGACCTGATTGAAGACCTGGCCGCCAAGTGCGGGGAGATGCCGCTGCACTTGATGACCCAGACAGTCATCGAGCAATCCGGCCTGATCGCCTACCACGAAGCGGAAAAGGGCGAGAAAGGCCAGGCACGGGTAGAAAACCTTGAGGAACTGGTCAGCGCCGCGCGCAACTTCGAGAACACCGAAGAAGACGCAGATCTGTCACCGCTATCGGCCTTCCTGGGCCATGCCTCTCTGGAGGCCGGCGACACCCAGGCCGACGAGCATGAAGACAGCATCCAGCTGATGACCCTGCACAGCGCCAAAGGCCTGGAATTCCCCTACGTGTTCCTCGTGGGCATGGAGGAAGGCCTGTTTCCTCACAAAATGAGCCTGGAAGAGCCCGGGCGTCTGGAAGAGGAACGCCGCTTGGCCTACGTCGGCATCACCCGCGCCATGCAGAATCTGGTGCTGACCTATGCCGAAACCCGACGTTTGTACGGCAGCGAGACCTACAACAAGGTGTCGCGCTTCGTACGCGAAGTACCGAAGGGCCTGATTCAGGAGGTCCGGCTGTCCAACAGCGTCAGCCGTCCATTCGGCGGCGGCCAGCAACAAAGCACCAGCAGCCTGTTCGGCGGCAGCGATATCCCGGAAACCGGCTTCAGTCTCGGCCAGACCGTGCGGCACTCGGTATTTGGCGACGGCGTGATCCTCAATTTCGAAGGCGCCGGGGCCCAGGCCAGGGTCCAGGTGAACTTCAGCGAAGGCAGCAAGTGGCTGATGCTGGGGTATGCCAAGCTGGAAGCAATCTAG